Proteins co-encoded in one Flavobacteriaceae bacterium MAR_2009_75 genomic window:
- a CDS encoding WD40 repeat protein, giving the protein MYICIFESSQKKSTIVKNPLILFLSILIILGLFSCKFLSKPTNYLNQTVPDSHPVVFAPDIVSAKGRLEHGISFSPDGQEMTFGILNNDDSGQIFYSKMMNEDWTEPMIFEPLKGKSVFLPYFSPDGKSLLYAQSKPEVNYLTDIGKLEKSADGWGSPQLIQHPLSSKSREANASMTYNGTIYFSSNRNCEGKENCFTADLFYSALVDEEYRKVEVISELLSPNDEESVFISPNEDYLIFCRYTSDETATDLYITYRDINKKWTVPRVLDSAINSNDWDRRPFVSIDNKFLFFTRLQVEQTELRESDIFWANTSKVFKPFVFNPVSNTTIKVGEKFEILLPADYFKDIDDQQLTLSLNTTEYDWLEFDNKNNLISGLPTETGNFELTFTAVDKFLNTTENQVKLKVTD; this is encoded by the coding sequence ATGTATATATGCATCTTTGAATCCTCTCAGAAAAAGTCTACAATAGTGAAAAATCCTTTAATACTATTTCTATCAATTCTCATCATCTTGGGGCTGTTCAGCTGCAAATTCTTAAGTAAGCCTACGAACTATTTAAATCAGACTGTCCCAGACTCTCATCCAGTGGTTTTTGCTCCTGATATCGTGTCGGCAAAAGGTAGACTTGAGCATGGAATATCCTTTAGCCCTGACGGTCAAGAAATGACATTTGGCATACTGAACAATGATGACAGTGGACAAATTTTCTACTCTAAAATGATGAATGAGGACTGGACAGAACCTATGATTTTTGAGCCTTTAAAAGGCAAAAGTGTTTTTCTTCCGTATTTCTCCCCAGATGGAAAATCGTTACTCTACGCGCAAAGTAAGCCTGAAGTAAATTACCTGACCGATATTGGCAAACTCGAAAAATCTGCCGATGGTTGGGGTTCGCCCCAATTGATTCAGCATCCCTTAAGCTCAAAAAGTAGGGAGGCAAATGCGAGCATGACCTACAACGGAACGATTTATTTCTCTTCTAATAGAAATTGTGAAGGCAAAGAAAACTGCTTCACCGCCGACTTATTCTACTCCGCTTTAGTGGATGAAGAATACCGAAAAGTTGAAGTCATTTCTGAACTTCTTTCCCCCAATGACGAAGAAAGTGTATTCATCTCCCCGAATGAAGATTATCTGATTTTTTGTAGATATACAAGTGATGAAACCGCTACAGACCTATATATAACCTACCGCGACATTAATAAAAAATGGACCGTACCCAGAGTACTCGATTCGGCTATAAATTCAAACGATTGGGACAGAAGACCCTTTGTGAGTATCGATAATAAGTTTTTGTTTTTTACACGCCTGCAGGTCGAACAAACCGAACTAAGAGAATCTGATATATTCTGGGCAAATACTTCAAAAGTTTTCAAACCTTTTGTATTCAACCCTGTTTCAAATACTACGATTAAAGTTGGTGAGAAATTTGAGATTTTACTGCCGGCAGATTATTTTAAAGATATCGATGATCAACAATTGACGTTATCACTAAACACTACGGAATATGATTGGTTAGAATTTGATAATAAAAACAACCTGATCTCGGGGCTACCTACAGAAACCGGTAATTTTGAACTGACTTTCACCGCAGTCGATAAGTTTTTGAACACTACAGAAAATCAAGTCAAATTGAAGGTGACAGATTAG
- a CDS encoding putative NADPH-quinone reductase: MRLDMKPTYFYMKKILIINGHPDAESFNSALADAYLKGAQKSSAEVAYINLRDLQFNLNLQYGYRKRTELEPDLLDAQEKLKWADHLVWIYPVWWGSIPALMKGFLDRVLLPGFAFQKREGSLWWDKFFTGKTARLITTMDQPAWYYRLFNGSPSHKAMKKQTLQFIGVKSVKITAIGPVRLSKESFREKWLQKVALLGERNS; this comes from the coding sequence ATGCGTCTCGACATGAAACCAACATACTTTTACATGAAAAAAATACTGATTATCAACGGTCACCCCGATGCCGAGAGTTTTAATTCCGCTCTTGCGGATGCCTACCTAAAAGGTGCCCAAAAGTCTAGCGCCGAAGTTGCGTACATCAATCTGAGAGACCTTCAATTTAATCTCAATCTTCAATACGGTTATCGGAAGCGTACCGAACTGGAACCCGATTTATTGGATGCGCAAGAAAAATTAAAATGGGCAGACCACCTCGTTTGGATTTATCCCGTTTGGTGGGGTTCTATTCCGGCCTTGATGAAGGGCTTTTTAGACCGAGTACTATTACCGGGCTTCGCGTTTCAAAAGCGGGAAGGCTCGCTTTGGTGGGACAAATTTTTTACCGGAAAAACAGCCCGCTTGATTACAACTATGGACCAACCTGCTTGGTACTACCGCCTTTTTAACGGAAGTCCATCACACAAAGCTATGAAAAAGCAGACCCTACAATTTATCGGGGTGAAATCGGTAAAGATTACCGCTATTGGTCCTGTTCGTCTTTCCAAAGAATCGTTTCGTGAAAAATGGTTGCAAAAAGTAGCACTCTTGGGAGAACGGAACAGTTGA
- a CDS encoding FR47-like protein: MTDLEQQLKNPVWHSLKESHKKFAVEFDGVQFYNPEICTFGSFFDETKTLEASNAYLKLTDTFFYVSENQNPTIDETKIILEKKIEGCQMVLNELSDVAITENIVLLDETFLDEIYDLVWLVMPGYYRKRSFDMGQYFGIFKNGKLVSVTGQRMQTNHFIEVSAVVTHPDHTRKGLAKQLIAHTTKEILKENKTPVLHTNKGNLAIPLYEKLGYEITRDMNWWLYRKK, translated from the coding sequence ATGACAGATTTAGAGCAACAACTAAAAAACCCCGTTTGGCATTCATTAAAGGAATCCCACAAAAAATTTGCGGTCGAGTTTGATGGTGTACAATTTTATAACCCTGAAATATGCACCTTCGGTTCTTTTTTCGATGAAACTAAAACATTGGAGGCCTCGAATGCCTATTTAAAATTAACGGATACCTTCTTCTACGTTTCAGAGAATCAAAACCCGACTATAGATGAGACTAAAATTATTTTAGAGAAAAAAATAGAGGGTTGTCAAATGGTTTTAAATGAACTATCGGATGTTGCAATCACAGAAAATATCGTGTTGCTAGACGAAACCTTTCTTGATGAAATCTATGATTTAGTTTGGTTGGTGATGCCCGGTTACTATAGAAAAAGATCCTTTGACATGGGCCAATACTTTGGTATTTTCAAGAATGGTAAATTAGTTTCCGTTACTGGCCAACGCATGCAAACCAATCACTTTATTGAAGTCAGTGCGGTGGTAACCCATCCTGACCATACCAGAAAGGGCCTGGCCAAACAATTGATTGCCCATACCACCAAAGAGATTCTCAAAGAAAATAAAACACCCGTTCTGCATACCAATAAAGGCAACCTAGCCATACCCCTTTATGAAAAATTGGGGTATGAAATAACAAGAGACATGAACTGGTGGTTGTATCGTAAAAAATAG
- a CDS encoding curli production assembly/transport component CsgG — translation MKFYKSSLYIVLLILFSGCGAYFNQPVAPTSARIGETTSKTDILKNLPLPDEPVVVGVYNFKDQTGQYKNVEAGSTFSTAVPQGATTMLIKALEDSKWFTPIERENLSNLLNERNIIRSTRQEYTGDNSGQPNLPPLLYAGILLEGGIMSYDSNIITGGYGARYFGAGGSTQYRQDRITIYLRAVSTSNGKILKTVYVSKTILSQALDASLFKYVKFQRLLEVETGITKNEPVQLAIQNAIESAVESLIFEGIQDNLWSTKEGKETNNALVSLYNSRKQEEESTLLYNRKQAQSTLKHSLSVTGNAPVLNADFSKKSLGGGGGLKYSYYLSPKFDIGLKGDYHYFTGGENFYKSYASSNLQLGYTLLPLDNLTPYIYAGIGGIFDMDKPDSELSEDTSGFNVQYGLAIKYNFNPQLSLSIGAENNHTATDALDNVVNGVRDDFYYNFHIGLEWRFGKNIQ, via the coding sequence ATGAAATTTTACAAAAGCTCCCTCTACATAGTTTTATTGATACTATTTTCAGGCTGTGGTGCATATTTTAACCAACCCGTAGCCCCCACTTCGGCAAGAATAGGTGAGACCACTTCTAAAACCGATATCTTAAAAAACCTTCCACTCCCAGACGAACCCGTGGTAGTTGGGGTCTACAACTTTAAAGACCAAACCGGGCAATATAAAAACGTAGAAGCTGGTAGCACTTTTAGTACGGCGGTACCTCAAGGTGCCACAACCATGCTTATAAAAGCCTTGGAAGATTCAAAATGGTTTACTCCCATAGAACGGGAAAACCTATCCAATCTGTTAAACGAACGTAATATCATTAGGTCAACCAGACAAGAGTATACGGGTGACAATAGCGGCCAGCCCAACCTACCCCCTTTACTCTATGCGGGCATACTTCTTGAAGGTGGCATCATGTCCTATGATTCCAATATTATAACCGGAGGGTATGGCGCGAGATATTTTGGCGCCGGAGGTTCCACTCAATATCGCCAAGATCGTATTACCATTTACTTAAGGGCCGTTTCTACCTCCAATGGTAAAATTTTAAAAACGGTTTACGTTTCCAAAACCATATTATCTCAAGCCTTGGACGCTAGCCTATTTAAATACGTGAAATTTCAAAGACTTTTAGAAGTTGAAACCGGAATTACCAAAAACGAGCCAGTGCAACTTGCCATACAAAATGCTATTGAAAGTGCTGTGGAATCACTGATTTTTGAAGGTATTCAAGATAACTTATGGAGCACTAAAGAAGGTAAGGAAACCAATAATGCCCTAGTTTCACTTTATAATTCTAGAAAACAGGAAGAAGAGAGCACTTTGCTATACAATAGAAAACAGGCTCAGTCTACCCTAAAACATAGTCTTAGTGTCACCGGAAATGCCCCGGTTCTTAACGCCGATTTCTCAAAAAAATCACTTGGTGGTGGCGGCGGTCTAAAATATAGCTATTACTTATCGCCTAAATTTGATATTGGTCTAAAAGGCGATTACCATTACTTTACTGGTGGTGAAAACTTCTATAAATCATATGCCTCTAGCAACCTTCAACTAGGCTATACCTTATTGCCCCTAGACAATTTGACTCCTTACATCTATGCAGGTATTGGAGGTATTTTTGATATGGACAAACCAGATTCCGAACTTTCCGAAGATACGTCGGGCTTTAATGTGCAATATGGATTGGCCATCAAATATAATTTCAATCCCCAACTCTCCTTAAGTATTGGAGCTGAAAATAATCACACCGCAACCGATGCTCTAGATAATGTAGTTAACGGAGTGCGAGATGATTTCTACTACAACTTTCATATAGG
- a CDS encoding Curli assembly protein CsgE, whose translation MQLPRPLYVTFFFMLSCSALMAQAFNKDVEASINLDSEGALTKITFSAFNKTQLKKSLKYKALIVKNKDEQFEDEQYFIIEPQQRKNISTATLPLKDDQRTIVFVLLYEDDKVIGKDRMVINGFEGEDDLQPKIVQEDHLLANRETQSLKDIDLMTGLVFENTKTKPGRDFYQMFYLAYTNNNIKGNQIVKVDEVLAIGGNTQIKIYAGDNLVVQFFLNPRSSYIKEMVDQSILRVNQYFIKNRAISQNTIQY comes from the coding sequence ATGCAATTGCCCCGACCTCTTTATGTTACTTTCTTCTTTATGTTGAGTTGTTCCGCTCTTATGGCGCAGGCCTTTAATAAAGATGTGGAAGCAAGCATCAATTTAGATTCGGAAGGTGCACTCACCAAAATTACTTTTTCGGCCTTTAACAAAACTCAACTTAAAAAAAGTCTGAAATACAAAGCTTTAATTGTAAAGAACAAAGACGAGCAGTTCGAAGACGAACAATATTTTATTATAGAACCTCAACAGCGTAAAAATATTAGTACGGCCACTTTACCCTTAAAAGACGATCAAAGAACCATCGTATTTGTACTGTTATATGAAGATGACAAAGTCATCGGAAAAGACAGAATGGTCATCAACGGTTTTGAAGGCGAAGACGATTTACAACCTAAAATTGTTCAAGAAGACCATCTTCTGGCGAATAGAGAAACTCAAAGTTTAAAAGACATCGACCTTATGACAGGTCTGGTGTTTGAAAACACCAAAACCAAACCAGGTAGAGACTTTTATCAAATGTTCTATTTGGCATACACCAACAACAATATTAAAGGCAATCAAATAGTAAAGGTAGACGAGGTACTCGCCATTGGTGGCAATACCCAAATTAAGATATATGCAGGCGACAACTTGGTGGTGCAGTTTTTTCTCAATCCCAGAAGTTCTTACATAAAAGAAATGGTCGACCAATCTATTCTTAGGGTAAACCAATACTTTATAAAAAATAGGGCCATAAGCCAAAATACAATTCAATATTAA
- a CDS encoding sugar phosphate isomerase/epimerase, with protein MKHLPLTLLLILFNQILWAQHGIDSQENRLRQYTGHWVSSLHADTDSIPEYPAVKMNNTPTMNYRSMQVEVLQYQDGQYRPTLTELIGHDAKSDQIIALGQNSDGVVFKGSGRFSDEHTWQMQDADMLGDFYMKVNFDFNSYTNVFLEGFNESGQSLWKTRYIKANPKDKNIGIQLVSVHKEMQKNPEATLKQLGRMGYSYVETFVYDKGEFYGMSPIEFRKMVEAQGMQFLGSMTFQDLPAPDAWQQTMNWWKKCIDDHLAAGVTYLTTSNNQLKSVKTLEELQRYSDYYNAIGKLCKEKGLTFAFHNHADEFGTVEGVRIYDYFLEHTDAEYVNFQADIYWMHVGGVDPISYFTKYPDRFISWHIKDYKELGASGKIDWMQLFHHPDIKIPPYKVAEVEDYSFPPLYSVQLAWEYLYFQILD; from the coding sequence ATGAAACACCTTCCCTTGACCCTCTTACTTATCCTTTTCAATCAAATTTTGTGGGCCCAGCATGGCATCGATTCCCAAGAAAATCGCCTGCGCCAATATACCGGCCATTGGGTAAGCAGTCTTCATGCAGATACGGACAGTATTCCTGAATATCCCGCCGTAAAAATGAACAATACCCCCACCATGAACTATAGGTCGATGCAGGTAGAAGTGCTTCAATACCAAGATGGGCAATACCGACCCACACTCACCGAGCTGATCGGCCACGATGCAAAAAGTGACCAAATCATCGCCTTGGGGCAGAATTCAGACGGAGTCGTTTTCAAGGGCTCGGGGCGTTTTTCCGATGAGCACACCTGGCAAATGCAAGATGCCGATATGTTGGGCGATTTTTATATGAAAGTTAACTTCGATTTCAACAGCTATACCAATGTTTTTTTAGAAGGATTTAATGAGAGCGGCCAAAGTCTTTGGAAAACACGATATATCAAAGCGAATCCCAAAGACAAGAATATTGGTATTCAGCTGGTATCAGTTCACAAAGAGATGCAAAAAAATCCCGAAGCGACATTAAAGCAATTGGGCAGAATGGGCTACAGTTATGTGGAGACCTTTGTCTATGACAAGGGGGAATTTTACGGCATGTCACCCATCGAATTTCGGAAAATGGTTGAAGCCCAAGGCATGCAATTTTTGGGATCGATGACCTTTCAAGACCTTCCGGCCCCCGACGCATGGCAACAGACCATGAACTGGTGGAAGAAATGCATTGATGACCATTTGGCCGCCGGGGTGACCTATTTGACCACTTCCAACAATCAACTCAAATCCGTAAAGACATTAGAAGAATTACAACGCTATAGCGACTATTACAATGCCATCGGAAAATTGTGCAAAGAAAAAGGGCTCACATTTGCCTTTCACAATCATGCAGATGAGTTTGGTACCGTTGAGGGCGTTCGGATCTATGATTACTTTCTAGAACATACCGATGCCGAGTACGTGAATTTTCAAGCCGATATTTATTGGATGCACGTGGGTGGCGTAGACCCGATTTCATACTTTACCAAATACCCAGACCGTTTTATCAGTTGGCATATCAAAGATTACAAAGAATTGGGGGCCAGCGGAAAAATCGATTGGATGCAGCTATTTCACCACCCTGATATAAAAATACCTCCGTACAAAGTGGCGGAAGTTGAAGACTATTCTTTTCCGCCCCTGTACAGCGTACAATTGGCTTGGGAATACCTATACTTTCAAATTCTAGATTAG
- a CDS encoding curli production assembly/transport component CsgF, translated as MKTLLYLIFFLSFSAYSQQLVYTPKNPNFGGNTFNYQWLLSSANAQNSFTNNQSFRDETSELQDFQESLNRQILGQLTRSVFTSELGDGLQPGTFNVGDLLLEIFESGEGLVVNILDTTTGEQTQIIVPN; from the coding sequence ATGAAAACATTACTGTACCTCATTTTTTTCCTAAGTTTTTCGGCATATTCCCAGCAGTTGGTATATACTCCAAAAAATCCGAATTTCGGGGGCAATACTTTTAACTACCAGTGGTTGTTAAGTTCTGCAAATGCCCAGAACTCGTTTACGAACAACCAAAGCTTTCGTGATGAAACATCAGAACTTCAAGATTTTCAAGAAAGTCTCAATCGCCAAATACTAGGCCAATTGACCCGTTCTGTTTTTACCTCAGAGTTAGGCGACGGGCTACAGCCCGGCACCTTCAATGTCGGTGACCTATTATTAGAAATCTTTGAATCTGGCGAAGGTCTTGTAGTCAACATATTAGATACCACAACTGGCGAACAAACCCAAATTATTGTACCCAACTAA
- a CDS encoding CRP-like cAMP-binding protein produces the protein MNLDLVFQQLEKSYIPLSSDCKEAFLQHAKLAFYKKGDVVVREGQFSKKAFLIIEGCGRAYYLKNGKDISDWFTFEYQFMAPIVSFFSEKPSPHYVEFLEDATVLEFTKDQMDRLTQAHHEFERFIREVVTETLLGLCERLNAIQFNKAEDRYRHLLTIYPNITNHIPLTHIASYLGITLETLSRIRNPKHRI, from the coding sequence ATGAACCTTGACCTTGTCTTTCAGCAACTTGAGAAAAGTTATATACCCCTTTCTTCCGATTGTAAAGAGGCTTTTTTACAACATGCAAAACTGGCCTTTTACAAAAAGGGAGATGTGGTAGTACGTGAGGGGCAGTTTTCAAAAAAGGCATTTTTGATCATAGAAGGTTGCGGCCGTGCCTATTATTTGAAAAACGGCAAAGATATCTCAGACTGGTTCACCTTTGAGTATCAGTTTATGGCGCCCATTGTCAGCTTTTTTAGTGAGAAGCCGAGTCCGCACTACGTAGAATTTTTAGAAGATGCTACCGTACTCGAATTCACGAAAGATCAAATGGATCGATTAACCCAGGCACACCACGAATTCGAGCGTTTTATCAGAGAGGTGGTTACCGAAACCCTTTTGGGCCTTTGCGAACGACTCAACGCCATTCAGTTCAATAAGGCCGAAGACCGGTACCGGCATTTACTTACCATCTACCCTAATATTACCAATCACATTCCGCTAACCCATATCGCTTCGTATTTAGGCATTACCTTAGAAACCTTGAGTCGAATTCGCAACCCCAAGCATCGAATTTGA